tctctcttttcccctccctcccttttcctctttctctgttttctttcctccctcccttccttccctgtggatcggctgcctcctggcgcctcatttgctcaggcctaccgctggctgccctcccgcctgggaggggggaggatgagggagcgggggcgccctccaggccttctctgcgtggtctcccctggggttgccaacctccaggtggtggctggagacttggAAACTGtagggagatctacacctggttatggcccccaaataatgttataaatgcgcaaatggcctttggcaggaaaaaggttccccacccctgctttaaactaGGAGGTCATGCCAGAGGGGTAGCCGTTTTAGTCCACggcagcaaaataaagcaggggTCCAAAGGCACCTTAGACTAACCGATGAAGCGAGTTCTAATTCAAGAAACCTTCCGGTGGAATAAATGttattcgtctttaaggtgccaccagatcCCTAATTCAAGGGGCCCCAATCCCTTCACCACAGAAAGAAGCACTGAAGAAGGAGGCAATTAAATTTAAGACTGGAGAAAGTTTTTTTCTTCGGATCCTAATAATTTTCCACCAGGAATCGAAGCCCTGAAAGGCATTCAAACTtatggagagggagggggaattcaGAGATGGGAGAGGCACATTTCACAGTACTCATCTGCCAGTCCTAAACCCTGTCCAAGATCTTATAAGGTGTTAGGGTGCTATCTTTCCTCCCCCTTTCAATTGACACTCAGTTGTCCTCATCATTCTGTGGCTTTGACAGGAGAAGTCGGCATTAACCATGCTGAGTTTTGTCAGGTTTCCGGTTGTCCTCTTTTTAAATGTACAGCCTAATTTTCAGCTGTGTACCTGGGTATCCTTTCAGCATGAAGAAACCCTGGCTTCACTGGTGGGTGGCGTGTGGTTCAGGACACTGGAATATGGGGACAGTGTTCCTTCCTATTGAGCAACTGGATGGAATATTACTTGCTGCCCTGCTCTGTAAGCAAacgtacttttaaaaaatcaacagtcGAACATTCATGGAAGGAGGCTAGAATACCCCGAGGGGGCAAAGCTTGCAAAATCTCTCCTCTCCTATGCATTCTGACAAAATGAAAATGgttcagacaaaaaaaaaaccttcaaatagAAAAGTTTAAAATCATAATAACATATTGAAATTCTATCCTCAAAATTCCACATTAAGAGATTGTCAAAGAGCCTAACCAGCCACGAAGGTAGGTTTGTCATCTTCggccctgccctactcaggctccacccccaaaatctccaggtgtttcccaacctggaggtggcaaccctaatgtgcgttcgatcctggctaaaatagggattaaaggaggataaagcgaccaagCGTTTTtgccctaacagaggtggttttccagtgccttcctccacacagcaaccctggacttccttggtggtctcccatccaaacactaaccagggctgaccctgcttagcttctgagatctgacgagatcaggctagcctgggccatccaggtcagggcaatacctTTAATTAGGACCAACTAAAATGACACAAAccattgtgcaagcttttgagctcaccagaactcttcatcaggctggatgctgtgtgtgtgttttgtcaagtcacagctggtggggttttcaaggcaagagatgctcagaggtgttttgccattgcctgcctccgtgtgggctgagagagttcggagaaaactgtgactggcccaaggtcacccagcaggcttcatgtggaggagtggggaattgaacctggttctccagattagagtccatcactcttaaccactacaccaagctggctctctggaTGTTACAAAATCTAAAAAGACAGAAGCATGGAAAGCAGATTCCtacatttctttaaaattttgtaaAATCCAGCGTTCTGGTGAGCTTGAAAGTTTaaacaatgttttgtgtcaatttggttggtcctaataaaatacattacatggatattattattctttttgtATTCCGAGTGGGCGAATACAGCCGCACAACTTTCTATGGACTGAATCGTATCATCTGCAGTATCTGGCTTGGTGGTAAGGGGAAATTTACCACCCAGCATCAAGAAGtctgaggggggaggagagaatcttcctccccactttctttttgctgtcaagtcacattgacttacggtgaccccatagggttttcaagaggtggtctgccattgcctgcctgcctccacttcAAGACCCtgccattccttggaggtctcccatccaaatggttGCTTGGGCCGACCCAGTTTagtttctgagacctgatgagatcaggctagtctgggctatccactAGATATCCAGAAATGACCACATTATCCCAAGATGAACCCTTTCACCTTGCAGTATCTTGGTGTTCTCATTCTGCCAAGTAGTCAAGGGAATTTTACCACGCATCAGGGGGTAAAACACAAGAAAAATGGTTGTCTGTATGAACTCACAAAATTTGCTGACTCAGTAGCTACACATACATCATGGTAAATTTCCACTGGATAAATAGCTGCTAGAGTTCATCCGTGACcaattcattaaaaaacaaagggggaaaaagaaccctaatttaaaagccattttctcAGTGGTCTTAAGATATACTTTTAAAGCTAATGCTTGTGCCTATCATGAGCACTGTGGCTGaaaaatctctctccctctcttaaaTTAGTTATACTCAAAACAAAATGCACGAATGACTGTGTTGCTCTATCTCTTTTGCTCAAGCAGCCACATTAAGGTCACCCCATACATTACACAGCAACAAACACAGGTTTCCCCCATCAAATATTAAAAGTGAACCACAGATAATCCTGGATCTCTGGTGAATCTGTAAGATCAAGCCTCTAAACACCGGCTTGCTGCAATCATACTTAAACTTTTAAAGTATCCAACTAAAATATGCAGTGTATTTAGTGACGCAACAATGCATCAATTTCCCCATCAGAAACTGTGAGGGTTTTGTGTGCGTCCTCTTTCATACAAAATCATTTCTTGACCGTTCCATAAAAAGCTGCTATATACCGAAGCCATCACCTAACCAGTATTGcccactctgaccagcagcagctctccaaggatgCCGGCCAAGCTGTTTCCCAACTCTGCTAACTGAGCTCCActgaactgaaaatgaaaggAAGCACCCTGGCACGTTCTGGGACAGAAGATCCTTCCTAAGGACCACGGCGGCGCTTCTCTGGACTATGCTGAGGTAGGGTTTCTTAAACTTGACGCAGGGTGAAGACAGACGTGAtactgaacacctgaagctgccttatactgaatcagacccttggtccatcaaagtcagtattgtctactcagaccagcagtggctctccagggtctcaggttgaggtttttcacatcacctactagcctagtccctttaattggagatgccggggactgaacctgggaccttctgcatgccaagcagatgctctaccaccgagccacaggccctcccctctATTTTAAGCAGCAGGGGCAATTTGGAAATATCCTTGCTGCAATTCAGTGCAGCTCAAACTCACAATTCCTTTCTAAGGTGGGGAAGGAAGCCAGTTCTGTGAATTTTGTATCAGAAGCTGGCAAGCATTGGCTGGTGCCCATGCCGTCACCAAGAGACCGCTCTTCCTGCCAATGCTTGCAGCAGATTTTCACTTttcaaaatagttttttttttcatgaacAAGGTGGTAAATGAATGGATGCTGTGTTACACGCGGCACTTCGGAAAATAAAAAAGACAGGCAGCCCACCTGAAGAATACAGGGGAGGTCAAGTGATTGAATCAGCAGCCGGCTCATTGGTAAGGACAGGGGTCATTTCAGCTGCCAaatccagtggccagggggaggCCCACTGTCAGCTCCCTTTACGTCTCAAGTCTGTCTTTAGCCCTGCTCTGAGCTACACAGCTGGCAAACAGAACGGAGTCCGTTTGCTGTAGTGTGGAACATAAAGCACGTGTCATTTCATTTCCGCCTCCAGCTTCCAGATGAAAAAGAAACATCTGGGCTCAGCCATGTTTCCTGCAAAGAAAGGCACGTGTATACAAAACCAGTCATGCCTACGTGAAAACAGAGGTGCTCTTGGAAGCCGAACTGGCTTAGAAAGGCGAgccgcgcgcacacacacagaataaGGAATTGCTACGCTTGCTTTGACTACACCTTCTGACCGGGCAGGCCAAGACGAGTCCAACCCAAGTGGCAGTACAGGTGGCTCCAAGAAAACTGGGAAATCCGCCCTCTTGCCCCCTGGGGCAACAGGGTCTGTGACGTGGGGGCAACTGATTCCAGCCCCCTCCATTCTCCCCAATTGCATTCCCTTTTCCCCTTAGCTCCCCTATCACAAAAACATCCTTTCATTTGCACGCAGCaggggggaagggacttccacTGAGAAAACTCTTGAGGAGCTCACATGACCCCAGACCCTGTTGTCTGAATGGtcattccctccccacccaccctttaAGCCCAGTATTCCTGTTGCCCATTTGTTAGCATGGAACATAGTTTACAATCGGGAAAAACGCCCAAGACAAAATGCGATTTCCCCCACGCTTGCCGATTGAGAGATGCGCGCGTAGGGTGTGGAAGGCTGGCAACATTAATTTTCCCAGATGCCCACAAGATTGCCGGCCTTGCTCCTGGGCCAGCTGCAGACATTGGGGCTGTCTGGTGGCCACCCGGCGGGTGCTTTCTCACCCTTGTGTGTTTGCAAGAGAGCAGCTCCACAGGGCACAGGTCCCAAATCAAAGGGAATCTTGTCAGCTGGCTGATCCCCCTACGGCTACAGGACAAAGCTGCGCGGTGCCTGACGCACAGTTTCCGTTACTCAACGGGCACATCACAGAGGCTAGGACTGATCAGGCAGCAAAGGAGACAGTGTACGATCTCAGACAGATGTGTCTAAAGCCTGTACCGGCGATCCCTAGACAAACTGCATCCTCGCCTCGGCTTTCCGCTTTTGTTTGTAGATAAGAAAAATTTATCCGGCGGGcagctgctgcaaaaaaaaaaggttcccaccTCCAGAAGACAATGACCACATGACAGGTGATTGCCCCACGCCTGGGGCAGAGGAGCAAATAATCCATTGCAGAAGCATCTTCGGCAGAGCCAACCCAGGTCTTAAATCCAAGTGGCTTTTTGTTCAGAGGAGCGTAAATAATTTTCAGCCACCCGGACCTGGTGCTTTCGTTGTTCCTCTGCTGAGAAAACAGAGGAGTTCAACTGTGGTCTGAGGAGCCTGGAGCCAGCTGGCCTCACCAGATGGAGCTGTCGAGGTCTCCGAGAGACCTTGGCATCCTACGAACCAGTCAAACTTCCGTTAGCAATTTGTTCTCCTTATACGCCTGGTTGCCTGCTGGAATGAAGTTGGAATATTTCATCGATTCCAAGTCTTCCGCCTCCAGAAAGTCAGACTTGCTGAGCGACGGGCTGCTCTCCCCTTTCCTGGGCTCCGAGAAAGGCGACTGTTGTTGGCCGCAGGTGACGTGAGTGTACTGGGCCTGCTCCTCCTGGTCCGTTTCTCGGTGGTAGAAGTAGTTGAAGTTGGACACGATGACGGGCACCGGCAAGGCGATGGTGAGCACGCCCGCGATGGCGCACAACGACCCGACGATCTTGCCCCCGATGGTCATGGGGTACATGTCCCCGTAGCCCACCGTGGTCATGGACACGACCGCCCACCAAAAAGCATCCGGGATGCTCGTGAACAAGGAATCCGGGTCGTCGGTCTCGGCGAAATAGACGGCGCTGGAGAAGAGGATCACCccgatgaagaggaagaagatgaggAGCCCCAGTTCCCGCATGCTGGCCTGGAGGGTCTTCCCCAGGATCTGCAGCCCCTTGGAATGCCGGGAGAGCTTGAAGATGCGGAAGACCCTGACCAGGCGGATGACCCGGAGGATGGCCAAGGACATGGCCTGCTGCTGGCCCCCGTTGCTGGAGCTGCCGGGCTgctccttctgctgctgctcctgggcCAGCTCCGTGCCCAAGGTGATGAAGTAGGGGATGATGGCCACGATGTCGATGATGTTCATGATGTTCCTGGAGAACTCGGGCTTGCTGGGGCAGGCGAAGAAGCGCACCAGCAGCTCGAAGGAGAACCAGATGATGCAGAGGGTCTCGATGAGGAAGAAGGGGTCCGTGAAGAAGGGGCTAGCGCTCGCTTGGGGCAAGGCGGGCGGCAGGGTCCCCGCCTCCGGGGCCTGCGGCAGCGAGATGAGCGGGTCCTCGTCCGGGAAGTCCTGCCGGAAGCCCGCCGGGGGCCCGTCCCGGAAGCTCCCGGAGGGCCCCTTGCTCTCCTGGCGGAACTCGGGCAGGGTCTCCAGGCAGAAGATGACGATGGAGATGAGGATGACGAGGACGGAGACGATGGCGATGCCCCGGGCCGGGCCGGAGCTCTCGGGGTACTCGAAGAGGAGCCACACCTGGCGCTGGAAGAGGGGGCGGGGCAGGGGCCTCTCCTCCTCCTGGATGAAGCCCTCGTCCTCGCGGAAGCTCTCGATGGCCTCCTGGCCCAGCTGGTAGAAGCGGAGCTCCTCCAGGAAGATGTCCAAGGGCACGTGGACGGGCCGGCGCAGCCGCCCCCCGGACTGGTAGTAGTAGAGGATGGCGTCGAAGCTGGGCCGGTTGCGGTCGAAGAAGTACTCGTTGCGCAGGGGGTCGAAGTAGCGCACGCGGCGGCCCGGGTCGCCCAGCAGGGTGTCCGGGAAGGCGGCCAGCGTGCGCAGCTGCGTCTCGAAGCGCAGCCCGGAGATGTTGATCACCAGCCGCTCGCTGCTGCAGCAGCCGCCCGCCTCGCCCTCCTCGCCCTCCCGGCCGGCCGGCTCATCCtccggccccccgccgccgcccagccCCGCGGCCTCCCGGGCTGCGGCCAGCGCCGGCCGCCCCTCCGCCCCCCGCATGCCCCGGACGCCCCCCGcgctcgcccgcccgcctcccctgCTCGCGGCCGGCGGGGCCGCGCGTGTCCTTGAAGGCGCTGCTGCTCCTGTTGCTTCTCCCGCAGACGCCGCCCTCTCGCCTGCCTCCCCttcgtccctcctcctcctcctcctcctcctccctccacctcctcctcggcctctcgGACTCCCCCCGCCCGCTCGCTCGCCCGCCGTTCCGGAGCTTGTGCCtgctcgcccggcctcgccgcccgCTGGTGGGAAGGATGCGCCAAGGGAGCGGGgaggagggtccccccccccacaccccgggGCATCCGGGCTGACCCTCGGACCTGGTCGGCGGCTGCTCGCGGAGATGAGGAAAGGGAGCggtggggtggggacctcagggGCTATCTAGTCTGACCCTCGGACCTGGTCGGCGGCTGCTCGCGGAGATGAGGAAAGGGAGCggtggggtggggacctcagggGCTATCTAGTCTGACCCTCGGACCTGGTCGGCGGCTGCTCGCGGAGATGAGGAAAGGGAGCggtggggtggggacctcagggGCTATCTAGTCTGACCCTCGGACCTGGTCGGCGGCTGCTCGCGGAGATGAGGAAAGG
Above is a genomic segment from Euleptes europaea isolate rEulEur1 chromosome 17, rEulEur1.hap1, whole genome shotgun sequence containing:
- the LOC130488675 gene encoding LOW QUALITY PROTEIN: potassium voltage-gated channel subfamily A member 6-like (The sequence of the model RefSeq protein was modified relative to this genomic sequence to represent the inferred CDS: substituted 1 base at 1 genomic stop codon) produces the protein MAPRSPPHFSAPFLISASSSRPATADQVRGSDQMPLGXPHPTPPLPFLISASSRRPATGAAAPSRTRAAPPAASRGGGRASAGGVRGMRGAEGRPALAAAREAAGLGGGGGPEDEPAGREGEEGEAGGCCSSERLVINISGLRFETQLRTLAAFPDTLLGDPGRRVRYFDPLRNEYFFDRNRPSFDAILYYYQSGGRLRRPVHVPLDIFLEELRFYQLGQEAIESFREDEGFIQEEERPLPRPLFQRQVWLLFEYPESSGPARGIAIVSVLVILISIVIFCLETLPEFRQESKGPSGSFRDGPPAGFRQDFPDEDPLISLPQAPEAGTLPPALPQASASPFFTDPFFLIETLCIIWFSFELLVRFFACPSKPEFSRNIMNIIDIVAIIPYFITLGTELAQEQQQKEQPGSSSNGGQQQAMSLAILRVIRLVRVFRIFKLSRHSKGLQILGKTLQASMRELGLLIFFLFIGVILFSSAVYFAETDDPDSLFTSIPDAFWWAVVSMTTVGYGDMYPMTIGGKIVGSLCAIAGVLTIALPVPVIVSNFNYFYHRETDQEEQAQYTHVTCGQQQSPFSEPRKGESSPSLSKSDFLEAEDLESMKYSNFIPAGNQAYKENKLLTEV